The Bernardetia sp. genome includes a region encoding these proteins:
- a CDS encoding phosphoribosylanthranilate isomerase — protein MSFPLIKVCGMRDAQNIEQIASLCPDFIGFIFYPRSKRYVRQSDLNAEDLDTLLPKNLPTSIKRVGVFVESTDAEVERIACQWKLDYVQLHSKESPAFCKKLKDKGLKVIKVFSVGKEGISLPLMREYEGVVDYFLFDTQTSDYGGSGNKFDWNVLKTYDLKTPFMLSGGISLDDVEQLRGHIHHHCIGFDINSKFETAPAQKNANLIQEFITLMRKA, from the coding sequence ATGTCTTTTCCTCTCATTAAAGTTTGTGGAATGCGTGATGCTCAAAATATTGAGCAAATAGCTTCTCTTTGTCCTGATTTTATTGGATTTATTTTTTATCCTCGTTCGAAGCGTTATGTTCGTCAGTCAGACCTAAATGCAGAAGATTTAGATACCTTATTGCCTAAAAATTTGCCTACTTCTATCAAAAGAGTAGGCGTTTTTGTTGAATCTACCGATGCAGAGGTAGAGCGTATTGCTTGCCAGTGGAAACTAGATTATGTCCAGCTTCATAGTAAGGAATCGCCAGCATTTTGTAAAAAATTGAAGGATAAAGGACTTAAAGTGATAAAAGTATTTTCAGTAGGAAAAGAAGGAATTTCATTGCCTTTGATGAGAGAATATGAAGGTGTGGTAGATTATTTTTTATTTGATACACAAACATCAGATTATGGAGGAAGTGGAAATAAATTTGACTGGAATGTATTGAAAACATACGATTTAAAAACACCTTTTATGCTTAGTGGAGGAATTTCACTAGACGATGTAGAACAATTGAGAGGACATATTCATCATCATTGTATAGGTTTTGATATAAATAGTAAGTTTGAGACTGCTCCTGCTCAAAAGAATGCGAATTTAATACAAGAGTTTATAACCTTAATGAGAAAAGCATAA